In a single window of the Candidatus Krumholzibacteriia bacterium genome:
- a CDS encoding alpha/beta hydrolase → MGEKHLFLDGEAGRLETYWSGEESASAAALVLHPHPLYGGSLHNKVVVACRNALRSHGLATLRLNFRGVGLSEGEYADGIGESRDVALALDYLGEKCPDLPLILAGFSFGAWLALKIGVEDERVRGILSLGTPVGWGPTDYLQDCRKPRLFVHGDRDEFCDPELLREEYAKLPEPKELHWIGDADHFFSGKEEKLEARLFESLGFLLKG, encoded by the coding sequence ATGGGCGAAAAACATCTCTTTCTCGATGGTGAAGCAGGGCGTCTGGAGACCTACTGGAGCGGTGAAGAGTCAGCTTCTGCGGCCGCCCTGGTCCTCCACCCTCATCCCCTTTACGGGGGCTCACTTCACAACAAGGTAGTGGTGGCCTGTCGCAATGCACTGCGATCCCATGGTCTGGCTACGCTTCGCCTGAACTTTCGGGGCGTGGGGCTCAGCGAAGGAGAGTACGCAGACGGGATCGGGGAAAGCAGGGATGTGGCTCTGGCTCTCGATTATCTGGGAGAAAAGTGCCCCGATCTCCCGCTCATCCTGGCCGGCTTCAGTTTCGGAGCCTGGCTGGCCCTGAAGATCGGAGTGGAAGATGAGCGCGTCCGGGGAATACTCTCTCTGGGCACTCCTGTCGGCTGGGGCCCCACCGACTATCTTCAGGATTGCAGGAAACCGCGCCTCTTCGTCCACGGAGACCGGGATGAATTCTGCGACCCGGAACTTCTTCGGGAGGAGTATGCAAAGCTCCCTGAGCCCAAGGAGCTGCACTGGATCGGGGATGCCGACCACTTTTTCTCCGGCAAGGAAGAGAAACTGGAGGCACGATTATTCGAAAGTCTGGGATTCCTGCTGAAGGGCTAG
- a CDS encoding NADH-quinone oxidoreductase subunit B family protein yields MTEREIPTLVDTLPDAAIFTSVDKVMNLARGNSVWYLLSALACCGIEMMQAGGPRTDMDRMGSVFRATPRQSDLLIVAGTLTYKMAERLVLLYEQMAEPRYVISMGSCANCGGLFNTGYSVVKGVDAILPVDVYIPGCPPRPEALYDGIVQLQKIIKSEPYLVKKEAHANRV; encoded by the coding sequence ATGACCGAGAGAGAAATCCCCACCCTGGTCGACACTTTGCCCGATGCGGCGATCTTTACTTCCGTGGACAAGGTCATGAACCTGGCACGAGGTAATTCGGTCTGGTATCTGCTGAGCGCCCTTGCCTGCTGCGGCATCGAGATGATGCAGGCCGGCGGGCCGCGCACGGACATGGATCGCATGGGCTCCGTATTCAGGGCCACACCCCGGCAGAGCGATCTTCTGATCGTCGCCGGCACCCTGACTTACAAAATGGCTGAGCGCCTGGTTCTTTTATATGAGCAGATGGCAGAGCCACGCTATGTGATCTCCATGGGCAGTTGCGCAAACTGCGGCGGGCTCTTCAATACGGGCTACTCCGTGGTCAAGGGAGTGGATGCCATTCTGCCGGTCGATGTCTACATCCCCGGCTGTCCGCCGCGCCCGGAGGCACTCTACGATGGCATTGTCCAGTTGCAGAAGATCATCAAGTCCGAGCCTTACCTCGTGAAGAAGGAGGCCCATGCAAATCGTGTTTGA
- a CDS encoding NADH-quinone oxidoreductase subunit D, with translation MAEVTTDLMTLNMGPQHPSTHGVIRFVLQTDGEVIHRCVPDVGYLHRSIEKIAESLEYYQFMPFTDRVDYVASINSNLGWAVAVERLGELEVPERGELLRIISAELVRIGSHLVAVGTNGMDVGAVTPFLHGLREREITNDLIEELCGARLTHNYIRIGGVAFDAPKGWTDKLLAFLDNFEPALDEFDRLLSFNKIFRERLANVAVVTPEDAKAFGLVGPNLRGSGICWDTRKDDPYGLYPEMDFEVPVGEGLMGTLGDCWDRYWVRILEMRQSVRLIRQAVDRLPASGEEYWIQKKVLKLPAGEIYARTESARGEMGYYLISDGGKIPKRVKIRTGSFSAMSIIEKLAKGVMIADLVAIIASLDVVAPEIDR, from the coding sequence ATGGCAGAAGTGACGACCGACCTGATGACCCTGAACATGGGGCCACAGCATCCCAGCACGCACGGGGTGATCCGCTTCGTCCTTCAGACAGACGGAGAGGTGATCCATCGTTGTGTTCCCGATGTGGGCTACCTGCACCGGAGCATCGAGAAGATCGCAGAGAGTCTGGAGTATTACCAGTTCATGCCCTTCACCGACCGGGTGGACTATGTGGCTTCGATCAATTCGAATCTGGGCTGGGCCGTGGCGGTAGAAAGACTGGGCGAACTGGAAGTTCCCGAGCGTGGCGAACTGCTTCGCATCATCAGTGCAGAGCTGGTCAGAATCGGCAGTCACCTGGTGGCCGTGGGAACCAATGGCATGGATGTCGGTGCCGTAACTCCCTTCCTGCACGGTCTGCGGGAGCGGGAAATCACGAATGATCTCATTGAAGAACTCTGTGGCGCCCGGCTGACCCACAACTACATCCGCATCGGGGGGGTCGCCTTTGATGCTCCGAAGGGCTGGACGGACAAGCTTCTCGCATTCCTCGATAACTTCGAGCCGGCTCTCGACGAGTTTGATCGCCTTCTGAGCTTCAACAAGATCTTCCGCGAGCGACTTGCCAATGTTGCTGTAGTAACTCCCGAAGATGCAAAAGCCTTCGGGCTGGTCGGCCCGAACCTTCGGGGGAGCGGCATTTGCTGGGATACTCGCAAGGATGATCCCTACGGTCTTTACCCGGAGATGGATTTTGAAGTGCCTGTGGGCGAGGGTCTCATGGGAACGCTGGGCGACTGCTGGGATCGCTATTGGGTCCGCATTCTGGAGATGCGCCAGAGTGTCCGCCTTATTCGACAGGCTGTCGATCGACTGCCCGCTTCCGGCGAAGAGTACTGGATTCAGAAGAAGGTACTCAAGCTTCCCGCAGGCGAAATCTATGCGCGAACCGAAAGCGCTCGAGGAGAGATGGGCTACTACCTGATCTCCGATGGCGGCAAGATCCCCAAGAGGGTGAAAATCCGGACGGGGAGTTTTTCCGCCATGAGTATCATTGAGAAACTGGCAAAGGGTGTGATGATCGCCGACCTGGTCGCCATCATCGCGAGCCTTGATGTCGTCGCACCCGAGATCGATCGCTAG
- a CDS encoding NADH-quinone oxidoreductase subunit A — MLTQYASVLVFILFSFLFVFGILILSKVLAPARGKSAAKLQTYECGEPPVGQSWLQFNHRFYLIAIAFLIFDVEVAFMFPVARVLKSYISWGQGWFALAEILVFVFILFLGLIYIWRKGDLDWVKDLQLARDETIFLRSKPEE, encoded by the coding sequence ATGCTCACGCAGTATGCCAGCGTTTTGGTCTTCATTCTCTTTTCCTTCCTGTTCGTGTTCGGCATTTTGATTCTGTCGAAGGTGCTGGCACCGGCCCGCGGCAAGAGCGCGGCAAAACTCCAAACCTATGAGTGTGGCGAGCCTCCGGTAGGGCAGTCCTGGCTCCAGTTCAACCACCGCTTCTACCTGATCGCCATCGCCTTTCTCATCTTTGATGTGGAAGTCGCTTTCATGTTTCCTGTGGCCCGGGTGCTGAAGAGCTACATCTCCTGGGGGCAGGGATGGTTCGCACTGGCGGAGATTCTCGTCTTCGTCTTCATCCTTTTCCTCGGACTCATCTACATATGGCGGAAGGGCGATCTGGACTGGGTGAAAGATCTCCAGCTCGCTCGGGATGAAACGATTTTCCTGCGTTCAAAACCGGAAGAATAA
- a CDS encoding NADH-quinone oxidoreductase subunit C translates to MQIVFDRLKDSFGDDGFQVLEAIQPTLLLPKEKFLEIARFLRDDENLRFETLVSQTASDWPEEEKLRATCHLYSYKLAGILVLHCDLPREEPVIDSLVEVWPGAEWLEREVWDLFGIRFEGHPDLRRIMLPEDWEGHPLRKDFEEKESYKGIPTQREREWLSWQK, encoded by the coding sequence ATGCAAATCGTGTTTGATCGCCTGAAAGACAGCTTTGGCGATGATGGCTTCCAGGTCCTTGAGGCAATCCAGCCGACCCTCCTTTTGCCGAAGGAGAAGTTCCTGGAAATCGCCCGCTTCCTTCGTGACGACGAGAATCTTCGTTTCGAGACCCTTGTCAGTCAGACCGCCAGCGACTGGCCTGAAGAGGAGAAGCTTCGGGCCACCTGCCATCTCTATTCCTACAAGCTTGCGGGAATCCTGGTTCTTCACTGCGACCTTCCGCGGGAGGAGCCGGTGATCGACAGTCTGGTGGAAGTCTGGCCCGGCGCCGAATGGCTGGAGCGCGAGGTATGGGACCTGTTTGGAATTCGCTTCGAGGGCCATCCGGATCTGCGACGCATCATGCTTCCGGAGGACTGGGAGGGGCATCCCCTTCGCAAGGATTTTGAGGAAAAGGAATCCTACAAAGGCATCCCGACCCAGAGGGAAAGGGAGTGGCTGTCATGGCAGAAGTGA